A region of the Pseudarthrobacter phenanthrenivorans Sphe3 genome:
TCCCTTGTACTCAAGGAACAGCGCAGTGCCGGCCGAGTCGGTGACGACCTTTGCCTGGTGCGGCAGGCTGTAGGTGACCTGGCCGTTCTCTACGGTCTTCACCAGGTGGGGGGCGGTCGCCTTCCACTGGGAGCGGCGGGCGCGGGTATTCGAGCGAGACATTTTCCGCTTGGGAACAGCCACGGCTAACTCATTTCTCTCTAGACAAACACGTACACATCAATTTTGCCGGTCAGGCTTAGCCATATCAGCTAGGGCAGCCCAGCGAGGATCCAAGACCTCGTGGTGGTGCCCCGGCTCGTCTTCCAGGCGAACTCCGCATTCGGAGCAAAGGCCCTGGCAGTCTTCCCGGCACACCGGCTGGAACGGCAGCGCGGTCACCACTGCGTCCCGCAACACCGGTTCAAGATCGATTACATCGTGCTCGACTCGACGTTGCTCTTCATCATCTTCTTCGTCCGACAGCTGAACGCCCTCGTAGAAGAAAAGTTCTTGCACATTGACCTCGAGGTCATACGCAAGGGGATCCAGGCATCGGCCGCATTCACCGGTTACTTCGGTGACCACGGTTCCTGATACCAGAATTCCTTCGTGTACGGCCTCAAGCCTCAGATCCAGCTCGATATCCGAGCCTTCCTGAACACCAATGAGCGCCACACCAAGGTCACTTGGTGCGGGTACATGTTCCGTCAGCGTCCGCATGCTTCCCGGGCTGCGCCCGAGGTCCTTGACGTCGAACGCCAAGGGCGAACCAGCATCTCGTTTAATGAGAACTCCTGTTGAACATATGACCGACGTACCATCTTAGCCTGAAGAATCACAGGGACTCAAACCGGCCGGCGGGAAACGCCGAAGTACCGGACCAGCCTACCCGTTCTGCGCCTGATGCGCCGCAGGCTCGCCCGTACTCATGCGCCGCAGTACAGACCTAGGCACATACTCGGACACGTTGCCGCCCAGGCCGGCCACCTCTTTGATGAGGGTGGAGGACAAGTGCACGTAGTGCGCTTCGGCCGGCAGGAAGACCGTTTCCACCCCGCTCAGCTGCCGGTTCATTGTTGCCATGGGCAGCTCGTAGTCAAAATCGGACGAGGACCTCAGGCCCTTGACGATTGCTGAGACCCCCCGGTGCCGGCAGTACTCGGCCAAAAGGCCTTCGCCGACAGGTTCCACCACGATGCCCTTGAGCGAAGCGAGCGTTTCCCTGGCCATGTCCAGGCGGTCGGCCAGGCTGAACCTGTATTTCTTGGCCTGGTTCGTGGAGACGGCCACAATGACCTCATCGAAGAGGCTTGCGGCGCGGGCTATGACCTCGAGATGGCCGTTGTGGATGGGGTCGAAGGATCCGGGGCAGACAGCTCGTCTCATGCTCCGAACCTACCCCATGGGAATGCCGGGATACCATGACTGGATGCATCCACCACGGGAACTTTCCACCCCCCTGGCCCCCGCCCCCTGGCAGCGCACGGCACTCGGCGCGAACCTCCTGGCACCCGACGGAGGGCTCGGCGTCACCATCTTCGAGGAAATGACCACGCTGGCAGTCCGGACCGGTGCCATCAACCTGGGCCAGGGGTTCCCGGACGAGGATGGGCCGCTGGAAGTCCGGGAAGCTGCGCGGGCTGCGATTGCCGCCGGCGCCAACCAGTACGCGCCCGGGAAGGGCATCCCTGAACTGCGGGAAGCTGTGTCCGCCCACCAGCAGCGTTTTTATGGGATGATGCCCAACCCCGAGACAGAGGTAATCGTCACCACGGGCGCGACAGAAGCGATCGCCGCCTCACTTCTGGCTTTTGCCGGTCCTGGCGACGAGGTGCTCACCCTGGAACCCTTCTACGACTCCTACGGAGCGGTGATCGGGCTCTCCGGGGCAACCCACGTCACCGCCCCGCTGCTGGCTCCGGACTTCATGCCGGACATGGCTGCGCTTGAGGCGGCGTTTACGGAGCGGACAAAGGTGGTGCTCCTGAACAACCCCCACAACCCCACCGGCGCAGTCTTCCCCCGGGAGGTGCTGCAACGGATAGTGGACCTGGCAGCCAGGCACAACAGCATCATCATCACCGATGAGGTGTATGAGCACCTCACGTTCGGCGTCCGGCACGTCCCGGTGGCCTCACTGCCCGGCGCTGCGGACAGGACAGTGACCATCTCGTCAGCCGGCAAGACGTTCTCCCTGACCGGCTGGAAGATCGGGTGGCTGACCGGCCCCGAAGAACTGGTCGCCGCCGCCCGGACGGTCAAGCAGTTCCTCACCTACAGCTCGGGCACCCCGTTCCAGTCAGCAATAGCTGCCGGCCTGGCCCTCCCGGATTCCTTCTATGAAGGCATCGCTGCATCGCTGCGGCAGAAACGCGACATCCTCAGCGATGGGTTGCGCGCCGCAGGTTTCGGCGTCTTCTCACCCCAGGGCACGTACTTCATCAATGTGGACACAGCACCCCTGGGCATCAGCGATTCGGTTGATTTGGCACGGAAACTCCCCGCCCTTGTGGGGGTGGCGGCAATCCCCGTACCTGTTTTCTGCCACCCGGAGGGAGCCCAACGCACCCGCAGCCTCCTGCGTTTCGCCTTCTGCAAGAAGACCGCGGTCCTGGAAGAGGCGGCGGACCGCCTGTCTTCCCTCAGCGGCAGGCTGTGACGACCGGCGGGCGGGACGGCCGCGCAACGAGGTTCCTCCGTACTACCGGGCAGCACGCCTCGATTGAACCGGACCCCTTCACCGGAGGCAGCTACGTCCTCAGCATCGGAGGAGCGGAGCAGTCCCACGTGAACCTCGCCCAGCCGGAGGAGATCTTCTACGAGTACCTGCGCCGCATCGGGCACCTGGTGGATCTGGCCGCCCCAGCCGGGACTCCGGTCACCGCGCTTCACTTGGGCGCCGGAGCACTGACGCTGGCCCGCTACATCCAGGCGACGAGGCCCGGATCTGTGCAGTATGCCGTGGAGCTGGAGCGCGAGCTGCTTGATTTCGTCCTGCGGCAGCTCCCCCTGCCCGAGGGGACGGATCTGCAGACAGTCATCGGTGACGCACGGGAATCCCTTTCCCGGCTCGACCCCGCACTCCTCTTCGACGTTGTCATCCTGGACATCTTCTCGGGGCCGGACGCTCCGGCACACCTGGCCTGCAGCGCCTTTTACCGGGAAGTCCGGGAGCGGCTGAGCCCCAGCGGGCTGCTCATCGTCAATGTGGGAGATGAGCCGGGGCTGACGCTGGTCCGGAGCCAGGTGGCGGCCATGCGGGCGGCGATGCCGGACGTGGCCGCCGTGGCAGAGGCGGGCATGTTCGAGGGCCGCTACCCCGGCAACATCGTCCTCGCCGGTACCCAGGTACCGTGGCCCCAGGACTGGACTGCTGAGCTGACTGCCCGCGGGCCGCACCCGGCACGGGTGGCCACCGGTGTCGATCTTGACCCCTTGGCGGGGTAATCCGCCCGCGATCCACCCGAGGCAGTAAATCCCTGGTCCGCGGCGGTTACTGCTGCGCCGGGTCCACTGCCTCGGACAAGTCCTCGCTGTCGATGGCATCCGGCACGAACGGCTCAGCGAACCAGAGGCGTGTCTCCCCGTACTTTTTCTCCGCAAACCGGGTCAAGGCGTCCGGCCACCTGGGCTCGGGTGAACGGGAGGACCGCTCCACCACCACCACCGCCGCCTGGGACAGGTGCGGGGCGAGCTTCTCGAGCGCAGCCTGCAGGGCCACCTCCTCGAGCGGGTACGGCGGGTCCAGGAATACGAGGTCCCACATGGCTGCGGCCGGGGCGCGGTCCAGGAAGGGTTCCACCTTGGAGCGGTGGACGGTCACGGCCTTGCGGCCCAGGACGCCGTTGACGAGGTCGGCGTTGCGCTGGCATACAGCACTTGCCTTGGCGTCCGACTCAACCAGGTCAACTGCCTGCGCCCCCCTGCTGCCGCTTTCCACCCCCAGGGAACCGGAACCGGCGTAGAGGTCCAGCACCCGGGACCCGGCAATGACATTGAAGGCATCCAGGCGGGAAAAGAGTGCTTCCTTCACGCGGTCAGTGGTGGGCCTGGTGAGGGAACCCGGAACGGTGGTCAAGGGGGTGCCGCCGGCGGCACCTGCAATGATCCGGCTCATCCAACACTCCTGTCTCTGCAGCCAGGATTTCCGGCTTGCACCATGCTAGCCGCGTTCAAGGAACGCTTCCTTCTCCGGGTTGAGGTAGTTCTCGATCGCGTCGGCGAGCTCCGGGTTTGCCGAGAGGTCCGGATCCCCGCCCACGATCTGCTGTGCATCTTCCCGTGCCCTGGCAATCACATCCCCATGCTCAAGGACCCGCAGCAGCTTCAAGGTTGACCGTCCTCCGGACTGGGAAGCGCCCAGAATGTCGCCCTCACGCCGCAGTTTCAGGTCCTCCTCGGACAGCGCAAACCCGTCGGTGGTCGCCGCGACCGCTTCGAGCCGGCGCCTGCTGGGATGCCCAGGCTCAAGGGCGGTAACCAGCAGGCAGGTGCCGGGCAACCCGCCCCTGCCCACCCGTCCGCGCAGCTGGTGCAACTGCGAGATCCCGAACCTGTCGGCATCAAGGATGACCATCAGCGTTGCGTTGTGAACGTCCACCCCCACCTCTATCACGGTGGTGGAAACAAGCAGCTTGATCCGGTTCGCCGCGAAATCCTCCATGACACCGAACTTCATGTCCGGCTCCTGCCGCCCATGGAGTGGAGCCAAGGGAACCCCGGACAGGGCCGGCTCCTCGAGGAGGTGTTCAACGACGCCCGTCACGGACGCAAGTTCGCGGCCGCTGTCATCGTCGGCATCCGCAGCGGCAGGCGCCGC
Encoded here:
- the rpmF gene encoding 50S ribosomal protein L32, which gives rise to MAVPKRKMSRSNTRARRSQWKATAPHLVKTVENGQVTYSLPHQAKVVTDSAGTALFLEYKGRKVADV
- a CDS encoding YceD family protein; protein product: MAFDVKDLGRSPGSMRTLTEHVPAPSDLGVALIGVQEGSDIELDLRLEAVHEGILVSGTVVTEVTGECGRCLDPLAYDLEVNVQELFFYEGVQLSDEEDDEEQRRVEHDVIDLEPVLRDAVVTALPFQPVCREDCQGLCSECGVRLEDEPGHHHEVLDPRWAALADMAKPDRQN
- the coaD gene encoding pantetheine-phosphate adenylyltransferase — translated: MRRAVCPGSFDPIHNGHLEVIARAASLFDEVIVAVSTNQAKKYRFSLADRLDMARETLASLKGIVVEPVGEGLLAEYCRHRGVSAIVKGLRSSSDFDYELPMATMNRQLSGVETVFLPAEAHYVHLSSTLIKEVAGLGGNVSEYVPRSVLRRMSTGEPAAHQAQNG
- a CDS encoding aminotransferase class I/II-fold pyridoxal phosphate-dependent enzyme, whose amino-acid sequence is MHPPRELSTPLAPAPWQRTALGANLLAPDGGLGVTIFEEMTTLAVRTGAINLGQGFPDEDGPLEVREAARAAIAAGANQYAPGKGIPELREAVSAHQQRFYGMMPNPETEVIVTTGATEAIAASLLAFAGPGDEVLTLEPFYDSYGAVIGLSGATHVTAPLLAPDFMPDMAALEAAFTERTKVVLLNNPHNPTGAVFPREVLQRIVDLAARHNSIIITDEVYEHLTFGVRHVPVASLPGAADRTVTISSAGKTFSLTGWKIGWLTGPEELVAAARTVKQFLTYSSGTPFQSAIAAGLALPDSFYEGIAASLRQKRDILSDGLRAAGFGVFSPQGTYFINVDTAPLGISDSVDLARKLPALVGVAAIPVPVFCHPEGAQRTRSLLRFAFCKKTAVLEEAADRLSSLSGRL
- a CDS encoding spermidine synthase gives rise to the protein MTTGGRDGRATRFLRTTGQHASIEPDPFTGGSYVLSIGGAEQSHVNLAQPEEIFYEYLRRIGHLVDLAAPAGTPVTALHLGAGALTLARYIQATRPGSVQYAVELERELLDFVLRQLPLPEGTDLQTVIGDARESLSRLDPALLFDVVILDIFSGPDAPAHLACSAFYREVRERLSPSGLLIVNVGDEPGLTLVRSQVAAMRAAMPDVAAVAEAGMFEGRYPGNIVLAGTQVPWPQDWTAELTARGPHPARVATGVDLDPLAG
- the rsmD gene encoding 16S rRNA (guanine(966)-N(2))-methyltransferase RsmD, whose amino-acid sequence is MSRIIAGAAGGTPLTTVPGSLTRPTTDRVKEALFSRLDAFNVIAGSRVLDLYAGSGSLGVESGSRGAQAVDLVESDAKASAVCQRNADLVNGVLGRKAVTVHRSKVEPFLDRAPAAAMWDLVFLDPPYPLEEVALQAALEKLAPHLSQAAVVVVERSSRSPEPRWPDALTRFAEKKYGETRLWFAEPFVPDAIDSEDLSEAVDPAQQ